In Lactuca sativa cultivar Salinas chromosome 5, Lsat_Salinas_v11, whole genome shotgun sequence, the DNA window ATCTCTCAAAACATAAATTAGCAGGAGCATGTGTATGATAGGGGTGGAATTAGTACGGTATCGAGTTTTTTTTTCTCCAAACCGGGTACCGTACCAACTATAGTTGGTATAAAATTTTTGCTACCAGTACCTACCAATTAATTTGGCTACCAACAATTTTGGTTGGTATATACCAAAGTTTTTAACTAATATGTACTATACATGAATATAAGTTGAATTTGTGAACATTTGGCCATTGCTTTACTCGCTTCTGGTagtatttttttttggaaaccacTAAAAGGATTAAAAGAGATCCACCCCTAGCAAGTTGCTAGAGGAAACAAATGGTAACAGTACAAGTAAAAAGAATGAGAAGTTAATATTCATTTTTAAGTTTTATTGTATGTATCACCGATCTCGTGCACATCAAACAATAAGTATCAAGAAATTTGTCGGTCAATGTGTTAGTTTAGTAATTCTAAGACTTGTTAGTTGTTATTCTAATTAAAACATGAAGATATGAGAACTCATATTTCTTTGtatttatgaatatatatatatatatatatatatatatatatatatatatatatatatatatatatatatatatatatatattggttggtATGGTACAACCATGGTATTCAAAATTTCATACCGTTACCGTACCAAGACAACTTAATTTGCATGGTATTACCAGCCAAACATATTGGCTACCAATTTAATTGGGTTCGGTTGGTAATATATTGGTTGGTTCTCTATGGTACATATTTGTCAGCCCTATTGTATGATCACGTCGTCGCCTTGCCCtggtcatctgaagtacctggaaACATTGAAATTCACAATTGTAAGCCAAATTTTAGTcaattcccccaaaataccccacacaaaatacatatataatgcaTGCACACCAGATTCACAGTATAAAACTAGATTGTCCACAGACCCACTATCATAAGATTGGATTGCCCATAGTCATAAGACTGTATTTCCCCCGGTCCCACAGCACAAGACTGAATTGTTCTCGGGtttgttggcctatagcacaaagtcgtaccgcctcaacccaactgcaTTATATTTAGGGTTGTAAACGAACCGAATGAACACGAACGAGGCTTCTTCATGCTCTTTCATTTAAGTTAACCGAATAAATAAACGAACATGAACATATAAACAGATAAGTTTTTTttattcatgttcgttcatttaacaagttacattgttcatgttcgtGAACATGGTTAACAAACATAAACAAatgaacataaatgaacaaagataaaaaataaaaataaaaacatgattgaagatatatgaacataaatgaaTATATAATACACTAACGTAATCAAACACAATTAAGCATACGTGACCATAAAATGAACTTATAAGAACGAACGTAAACGAACAACATAAACAAACATTCATGAACATAATTGAACGAACGAGACCATTGTTCATCTTCGTTCGTTTAGCTAAACGAGCGATAATTTGTGTTCATGTTCATTCGTGTATCaaataaacgaacataaatgaacaatGAACAGTTCGTTGAACGTTCGGTTCGTTTACAACCCTAATTATATTAACATATTCACCAAAATAATAACAAGAAAACACATGTAATCATAACAAATCTACCATTATAATCTAACACTAAATGTAACATTCGGGCCTTGTAAGTTTCCTTTTCAACCTTCCTTAAgcaaaatctttacaaaaatggtccttttGGCTAGTACACGAGGCGTACTAGCTGAATCGTGGTCGCCGACATCTCCCACGTATGCTAGGCATACGTGGGGTTACGCTAAGCATACTGATGgcaggggaaaaccctaagcctccCTCATGGTCTTCACCCTCTCAGTCTCCTTTGTCcttttagtgtcaaaatcgaaaccTAACCATGTTGCATGCACTTTTAAGCTTACCTTGGTGATTTTTGGTGAtctttgaaggttttgaagaagaatgaaGTTTGAGAAGAAGCAAGGGCAaggaaggagcttgtagatccataagTTTGGCACCATTTCTAGCTCTTTAAATgtataaagtttgaaccttgaCCATTGCATGCTTAGATATACTTTTAGGGTAGAAAATGTCATCTTTTGGTCCCATAGTTTCGATTCTTGGAGTTAAGGAACATCAATCCATTTGAGatgtccttttgagctcttggagGTGTTTTGAGCCATAAAAATTGGATCTTGATGGTTAAGCCTTAACCATACAAGTGTTAGGGACCAACCAAGTCTGCTTATGGACTTGATTCATGTTTTGAGCCCCATTCATGCATGCAAaaacataaagtttgcaactttatggattaggacgtttctaggggcttggatctaagttttaggCATTAGGTCTTAAAAAGAATAATTCACATAGGTGTTTTTGGGTTGGCTgattagtacgttgggcgtactcctatgtacgctGCATGTACTAGGTCAACACCAACGTATGCTAGGCGTACATGCTGAGTATACCGCGCGTATGTAATCAGTGGGAAAAATGGATTTTTAGGCTCTCGGTTTTGTTGGGCGTTGGACTTGTCTAGATTGGGCCTCAAGCCCGCTTGTTGTACTAATGCATTTGGGGCCTAGGACCATATTAGATGtctttgggccatattgggccttagaAGCCTTTTTGGTTGGGCTTGGGTACTTTTGGGTTGTTAGGGATTTGGGCCTAGTAGGGAAAAGGCCCAATAAGTCAAAGGTAAATGAACCTTTTTTCCTTAAGTCAAAGATTGGGGTTTTGGACCTTTGGGTTAGAATATGACCTAATGGCTAATTTGGATTTTATGCTTGTGCGATAGGGAGTAGAGTGTATGAGTCATCCGTTGAGTACATTTTGACATCcacagtttgaggtgagtcttcatACGCAGTagccgtgggtcgaaggcatgaAGGCCAGACCACTAGTTATGTTATACCATGATGATTATCTCTGTGATGATTGTCAGTCCTGTTTGTATCTACATGATGACTTGGTGATGTATTGTTATGAtaatatgtggtagtagtagtaggggtgaaatagacccgatattCAGTTGAAATCGACCAAAGGGATAGGCTAGCACCCAAATATGTTTGGCAGTATCCGGTTGAGATAGACCAAATGGGTAGGCCATCACCCAGATTTGCTTagtagtatccggttgaaataaaccgaaGGGGCAGGCCAACACCTAAATATGTTTGGCACTATGTTGTTCAGTATGTTTGTGTAGTATGTTTGATTAATATGTGGTatgtttggggaactcactaagctttgtgcttatagttttcagtttctgtttcaggtacttctagcttgaaagggaagggcccgacttaaTCGCACCGTATCACTCCAAATTTCTCCACACTTACTGATTTTGGGATTTgtattatgatgttatgatacAACGCAACTTTTTTGAATATCTTGGTATTAGTTTCTTATGAATGGaatgaatttaaaaacaaaatttgtatccatatttttgggatgttacactacaacataacaacatcctacccATAAGGACACATAGTGAAGTATAaattatagtgagaaaactcacatcaTCAGGTATCAGATATCTACATAGTTCCCTAGAAGACAAGAACTGGTACTACGGGTCACCTATTCATCAAATATAGACAATTCCTCAATCTAGGATCCTAATTCCCCCAAGTTGGCCTAAAAGTCAACTTGGTCAAAAATTCAAcggccaaagtcaaagtcaacagtcaaaagtCTTACAATTGTCCGCCATCAAGCTTCTGGCATGTTGTGGTGGCCTCAAGACAAAATACTCGTAGAAAACCAAAACACCGCCCCTTAGAGGCTATGTCTCCATGTCGTGGGATCTATCATGActagcttaatccattaagctcttaatcattTACTCCACTTATCCATAATATCTAGAAGGCTTTCTTACTCCTAAAAGATCATAAAAATTAGTGTTTTGTAGATGTAACGCCCCATTCTTGGTATGCATCAGTTCATTTAATATTAATTTTGTaaaatctactcgacgagttggtagccctaactcatcgagtagatgcCAGATTGGACACATGAATTTAAatggtctactcggcgagtcaaagccttgactcgacaagtaggtatgtcaggaggaaaccctaatttcggggttttgcaccttatttaagccACTTACCCCCTTTTGGGCCCCCCTTACCAGCCTCCCTGtcctccaaaaccctaattcgttgtGAGCTTCATCCTTGAGAGATTATTGAGGTTTTGAGTGTGGTTTTGTGATATAGAAAAGAGTTGGAAGAGCTTGGAGCCATCAAGCTTGTGGAGAAGATCAAGATCCAGGATTTCATCCATCTTTGGCAACCTTCGGAAGTAAAAAGCTCTTAGCTTGATAACCCAGAGCTTAGATCTCTTTTAGTGTTGATTTATTGGTCTTTTTGATCCCTTTGAGAAGGATAAGTTACTCTCCATGGGTTGTATGCCAAGCAATCCATTTTCCTGTGATATTTAGCCTCTAGAACCACAAAAGAGGTTTTGAACCCGTTTTTGTCCAAGCAATGGTCATGTTTATGGAAGTAGGTTACTATAACTTGAGTTTGGGTCCATTTCAGGTGTGCAAAGCCATCCAGTCTCCAACTTTAAAGAAATGAACCATGAAAAcgatctgtatatgtattttggaGCCTTATAAGTGTGAAATCAGTTGTTTAGGTTAGATAtgcaagggactcgacgagttcataagggaactcgacgagtctggtcaaggaTCCTCGATGATGTtcatgaaactcggcgagttgtcaaggaactcgatgagttggatcatATTTTCCCTTTTCTAAATATGCtaagactcggtgagtctgaagacgactcgacgagttagttcgTCCAGTCGTGATAATGGGTAGcctagggactcgacgagttatagggtgactcggcgagccgagtcgcgattttagggtttctgagtTCTAGAACTCGAGGAGTCAATAGGCTAACTCGGAGAGTtaggtcaacctggaaggttgactttgacaaaaatgttgactttgacaatgggtaaaatggtcattttaccctaagtaaaattgtcggatttctgaaTAAGTATTAATATATAGTGGTAGCCGAGGAGTTGTGAGAGTAGCGAACAGAGATTCCTCACACACGAGTTCATCATTCAGTTTGAGAGGTAAGTTTCCTTTTAGTAggaatgggtcaaaggcaccaaggtcgacctgtatatgtgatatgttagtagctgagtgtgggtagGGCCCAAATCTCGTAGCAGTCTAGTGTGGGCAGGGCCTGGATCTCATAATGTTAATTGAGTATAGTTATGTGTTTGTTTGAtagatatacttgttgtctgtatgatacttgtatgcatgttagtaacggagtgtgggcagggcccgaatctcctagaaaacgaagtgtgggcggggcctgaaTCTCCTTGACAGCGGAgtatgggcggggcccgaatctcctaggcAGCAGAGTGTGGGAGGGGCCCAAATCTCTTAGACAGCAGAGTGTGGacggggcccgaatctccatgAGAATGGGTGGggaccgtatctcctagttacatgatatttgtatggtatgtagtagtttgaaactcactaagcttcatgtttacagtttttagttttggttttaggtacttccactagcaaggggaagggctTGGGATGATCACATGACATGCACCGCATTTTTGGCCTGGGATGTCTTAGACTCTGATATTTATCTCACATGATTTTGACATAgtatttgatatgatgttttgagatacatgataCATGATTTTCTTTATGATTATGGTTGATTTGTGGGTTTACATAAATTTtcataacgaaatttttgggacCTTATTTTTGTGATGTTTCAGTAGACATGTatatccaatgcatgtcttgaactccaACTAAGTCAAAATGGAAGAAAATAAGGTCAAAACCTCATGCAAGGATTCAAAATTCAAATAatcttcatatccaagacatatAACCACAACAGGACCTCGATGAtctataaagcttccaactttatggatttcttgatgggttttggtcataagaacatcctatgtgctcatacaaaccctaatgcttggatctaggtttctctattatacatgcaattcatccaagactataaaccctaattctagcatacaagtaatcatattaacataagaatgggtttaagatattaccttgattgttatgtagcaataacaatccaattcctccttgtattgactttagaaagcttagagtcacaaatgtcactcctctaatggttcacaaacaccaagagcaagaggatgaagaggagagaggatggaggctgcccaaaacatgtactaaccctagaagaaagcttagccacgtttttggggtcataagggatatatatatatatatatatatatatatatatatatatatatatatatatatatatatatatatatatatataggaggctattaaggttatctaacaaggaaaccctaatttggatacttaagccctaagcaacccatggattcctttccttaagggcttggacgatttccccatgggtttccccatagaattcgtccactccttaatataaggcaatccatagcctaaattgcaattatcttataattacaatttcagtcccttaagtttaattaatctcttttagtcacaaaactaattaccaattaattatcgactaatattaattaaacaatatgatttctgctttaatatattattcctataatatattaataaatcatatttaatcctttctctccataattcatcctatcaagttgctttggtaaaggcaacccaaaaggaccatgcaccatcgggtcaagtacataccaaaatagttatggacttggacactAATCCACCATATTTGCACGGCGCTcacactatctttttaaaatcttttttagtgaaagcatttcctcacagtcatttgcttcctcaagactttgactaATCATTTGTTTCCTCACTCCCCATCCTCCTCTATCTCGAAATTCTCTCGATTTTAACCCATTTCCCTTAGTTTTAGCCTTCCACGAAGCCATGTGATCCCTGCCTCTCAACTGTCTTGCCTGGCTGATCCTTTCTTgttagatcttgatgtagacattaggaTTAGTGAGGATCTAGACTATAGTTAAGTCACCAGGATCATTAGACtaaaactttatatttatcatactTAGGTCACGTCAAGGTAATATCTAGGGTGTTTACGAAGCGCTATCTTAATTTTGAGTCGCCTACCTCTGTCATGTGAGTGCATACTTTTAGCTTACATATAGATATCAAGTATTTAAATTGCctaaatgttatatgttcttATTATCTGAGTTCATGATATCCGTGTTATATGAGATAATGATTTTTTcctaaaatatcatatatatgaatttttacTGTACTCATAATGTATTGGGTAGGACGGATAGAAAGAGATAAAAGAAATTAGATATTAGTTAGGGTGTAACGTCCCGTTTtcacaacattttttttttatttttattaagttAAAACTTCCCgatttataaatccattattaagaaaactGTCTATTCCAAATTacgtttattaaaaatataagtatcatAGAAAACGTGGAATCCTCGATGCTGCTGATGAGTGGGTACAgtctcgccttcgccttcccatctACGTCCATGATACTTGAAACAATATACAGTTGGATAAGCATAAagattagtgagtttcccccaaaatacctcatacgaTAAACATATAAGCATGCATAACTGACACGACAATTTTGTCGTGAGGCTACCATGATGTGGTCTATGCTTGGCCACAATGTGGTGGTCATATGaaattgactttgaccattgaattTTGACCAATTTAACCTTGGGTCTAACTTAAAGGCTTTGGGTTGATTGATTAAGTTTTGACCTTTTTTGGGTGATAGTCGGTTTGTGGGTTTGTCCAGTACGAGGAGTCATGAATGTAGTAGTGTTTTCCAATTCTgcgtatcaggtgagtttcctcactataatATGTGTTATGATGTATATCCTTGCATTGTAGGATATAAGGGGTAGTGATATGTTGGTTAAAGTATCAGTGGGTTGGTGGTCATCCAGTTGAGTGCCCTAGGGTTtatatgtagtcatgtaggatagcttgagaactcttgatctaggctttcttgcgtGTTATTTGTttgttgtggctctagagtgggATCACATGTTTGACTATCTATCTCAGTTCTGTTTATATACAACTATTCATTCATTTGGTGATCTATCAATTGTGGCGTAGTGTGCTGTATGAGACCTTGTATGATGTAGTGGGCTATTAGATAGGTAGACTAGTGTAGTTGTTTGTGTTGGTAGTTTGcttatttgtttgtttgttatataTGCCAACATATCTTGTGGTGGATTGAGGCGATCCATATTTGTATGGTAGGCCAAGATACCAGGGCGGGTCAACAGTGTGCTGAAGGCCAGATACGTACCAACTATATGCTACATGCGATTGGGGCAGACTAGTCTTAGACTGAAGGCCATCATATGTATGCTTGTATGTATgttgtgatatgtggtattttgagggaactcacCAAGATTTGACTTACaattgtggattaaatgtttcaggtacttttgataATTGTGGTAAGGCGAATGCGTAACTTTACACACTCATGAGCAATATTGGTGTTCTGCATTTTTGTGATACTCTAGTTCCCGTAAAATTGTATTTTGAACAAATGAGATTCTTGGCTTaacgtttttataaaaaagtaatttatctcaattaaaaatggatttttttttgtgaaaaatggGAGTTAcatttaaaccaaaattttcatttctaaaagaCATCCTTTATTACtcataaatcataaatcataataTTAAAACATCTAAAACACATCCTTTAAATACACAACATAACAATCATTTGTTTTAGAATCATAAATCATAATGTTAAATTAGattcaaaacataaaaactagcgGAAGTCTCAAAACAATATCATAATATTAATGCGATTGTATAGTCACACCAAACCCTCCCCTTTATTACTCGAACAacctaaattttttttaaatacaacgAGTAagtataaagcttagtgagttcccaatataccacatatttCATCACATATACAATATATACCAATGGTAGGCTCATTATTCGTTGTGACATCATCCTCCTACTGGGTGTGTAGACTCATTATACATTATGACACTatcatcacatatgatttatacagATTCTAGGCTCACTATACTTTGTGACATCATCATCCTACTGGCATGTACGATCACTATACGTTTGTGACACATCATCCTATAAGATCTACACCACATCTAGGCTTATTATTCGTGGTGACATCATCCTTGTCCTAGGCTTATAGGCTCACTATACATCGTGACACTATCATCTTATAAGACTTACCAATTACTGTAATATTAGATTATTATAGGCTAATCACACATATATACACTAATAGTAAAcaaaaaccataacatacaaAGGACATATAATGTCACACATAGTATAGTTAGAAAATTCACCTGAATTTGACAATCACAAACTCAATAATAGTCTCCTCAAACTAACAACCAACACGAAGCACATAATACCAAACAAAGATCAAACCTCAGTCTAATACCCAAATCCatcaaagtttgaccaaaagttaaACCGGTAAAATATTTAAAGGTCAATGGGTCATCGCGTCGTGACCTAGCTcttggtcacgtcgtgaccaCTAGGCGTGAAAAATAGCACAACTGCCTTTCAAGCTTCGCGTCGTGACCCCTACTTGTTTGTGTAATGTTGTTATGGTAAATGCAAATCCTTTATTAAGCATTTAATATCTTAAGACAAAAGCTTATACTTTCCCACACCCTTATACAGATGGTCGTAAtagataaagtttcaaactttatccacATGCATGCCTCTAACATAATgtacaaaccctaaccctagatccAAAATGAGCCCAAAATGCTAATAACATCATGAATTGTTCAAATATAAGGTTAGCATTCAATTCTTTTCACTACAATGGGTCCAAATAACCATTTCAAATAAACTTTAGACTTGGAGTTTTtctaaagacaaaactgcaaaattggtccttgtggtttgtaaaaaactttggatggggtccaaaatCTTTTCAACTTGCATGGATGGTCTAAAATCAGAAACTTTCTGTGATTTTAGTCCTAAAATGGTttaaatgactattttgcccttattatttctattttacattttttaaatttgttttagTATTTATATAATCAcaaaataatagaaaaaataaattatcaccattttaataattatgaaaaaacaaaaaataaaataaactactcccccaacctctctctctctctctctctctctctctctctctctccaaacgaCACCAACCAGAAAACCACCCCATCCTAATTTCACttattcaccaccaccaccaccattacaCCCCTCCATCTCCACCACCCTCATCTTCATCTTTTACTGTAACCTACCCCCACCATCGGTATTGCTGCCTGCACCGTCCTTCCTATCGACCCATTATCGGCCATAACTTCAGTTTAATGAGCATGAATTTTATCTAGGTTCTCTaagttcatcttcttcctctacctgcatcttcttcttcctctagcTGTAAATCCGACGACCTCCTTATCAGAGACGCATATCCAAGTAGAACAGATCTGATGACCTTCTTATCACCTTCGACCCTAGCAATTCCAACATCCAATTTGAGGGTTTTATGCACAATCAAGAACAAACATGGTTGTAGGTACTAATTTTCTTTGGCTTTTGCAATGCTAGAAGGTGGATTCAACAAAGATATCATGCCTATTGGAGAATATAAGATTTTACAGAATTTAGATCGATTGAATGGAGAAAGAAGAAGTAGTGATGCTATTAGTTCTGATTTGGGGTATCGAAAATGGTGTTGGTTGATTTCTTGCTAACCTCCATTCATCCACACTGATGTTCAGACATGAATCCCCTCCAGATGAGTTTTGTTGATGCTAGTGTTCTTATCAATGAAGATGGGTGAGTCTTGAGTTTAGCCCTATTGCAAAAAAATATGATACCCTTTGTAAGGAATCACCAAGAGGGTTAGTTGAGTACCAATTATGGAAGAGAATTGAGTCGACAGGGTAGTTTTTTCACATGAACTGCTCATACTCATACAAGTAATCATCAGAATATCTTCATTGTGATGATGAGTCTTCATTGTAGATCGATGTTGAAGAAGCTGCCAACAATAAAACTGGAACTTTTCCATGGAATCCTGTAGAAGCAGACgacatttgtgtgtgtgtgtgtatgaaagagagagagagagagagagagagagagagagagaagaatggattaatataaatatacaaaaaggaaaaggaaaaggaaaagaaattaaaaaagaatCATTGGAAGGGCATATCAGTCATTTTAGGTTGTATGTGGACCAAATTCACAGATAATAGAGTTTGAGAGGACCAAATCCACATAAAGTTTCTGATTTTGGACCATCTATGCAAGTTGAAAAGATTTTGGACTccatccaaagttttttttacaaaccacaaggaccaaatttgcagttttgtcttttctAAACTCTATAGAATCATCACAGAAGAGACCAAATATGGTCAAAATCCTACATCTAAAAACCAAAAGCCATAAAGGTAGGAACTTGATAACTTGAAGAGCATAAGGAAGTGTCTAGAAGGTAGGAATCTATCTTGCTTCCCTTGACACCAAAATGGCATACTTCTTCTTCAAGTTCCAATAACAAGGCAACAAATCTAAAAATGCAAGGAATGCGGCTAGAGTTTCATGCATAGGAGAATCTGGTGGTTGGATGATGATAAGAGAGGAAGCCCTAATTcctagtgcctttaaatagggctcaaggctCGAGATTAAGGTTTTAGGTTGATTACGACAACACGTCGCGACTCTTACCTGGTTAGTGGTTAGTTGATCTTCATTTGTAACTTGGTTAGTTAGCAACACTCAAAATACAAATATCCATTTAAAGATGATATAATTATTTCTACATTATTCACTCCATCGATAACCTATTATTTTCTTATGACTTTTTTTTTGATATTTACATCTGCACAATATATTCAAATTTACttattataaattttataaacATAACCATTGATGAATTATCTTCTTGTTTGGATGTTTGGTTTCCATGTACCTAGTTCTCCTAACTTGTCACCCCTTAAGATACATATTACCCATTATGACAATATACTTTCATTTACCCAAATATATATGGTTTCTTCATACTTCTTTCTAAAGTTGTACATATATTCTACATCCACATATAGTATTTAAAATCACAAGCTTTatgaaaacataaaataaaaacattcttTTTGTCAAAAATGTAAAAAATCATACACGGCTCAAAACAAGAATTTTAAATAGAACAAGGAACAAAATCGTAATGAAATCTTATATGGTGAATATAAATTATTAAAAGATTCTTTTTTGTATGTAAACAAAAAATTGCCAAATATTAAGTCAATGTACTAAAAGGAAGAACCCAAAAGCTCTTGGTCACAACATTGCGAGTGACGCGGAAAAAAAATGCTGGCAGCTAAAATTATTCCCCGTCCCTCAATCACTCAAACCCTAGCATTCCCGAACCCTAGCATCAAAACCTCGCAAAAACCCTCAATTCTGTCCACTTCATGCCTCAAATCATCCTCTCAATCTGTCCTCACAGAATCCCTATCAACAACCCCTGCCAATGCCCGCGTAAAAATCCTCTCCGAAGCCCTGCCGTTCATCCAGAAGTTCCGTGGGAAGACTGTGGTGGTGAAGTATGGAGGGGCTGCGATGAAATCCGAAGCGCTTCAGAGATCCGTGATCACTGACCTCGTCCTCCTCTCCTGCATCGGACTCCGTATCGTGTTTGTCCATGGCGGAGGACCTGAAATCAATCAATGGCTCAATCGATTGGGCATTAAGCCTAATTTCCTCAACGGTCTACGTGTGACAGACGAATCGACTATGGAGATTGTGTCGATGGTTTTGGTTGGAAAGGTTAATAAGAATTTGGTTGCTTTGATTAACAAAGCCGGTGCGACAGCTGTTG includes these proteins:
- the LOC111921016 gene encoding acetylglutamate kinase, chloroplastic, with protein sequence MLAAKIIPRPSITQTLAFPNPSIKTSQKPSILSTSCLKSSSQSVLTESLSTTPANARVKILSEALPFIQKFRGKTVVVKYGGAAMKSEALQRSVITDLVLLSCIGLRIVFVHGGGPEINQWLNRLGIKPNFLNGLRVTDESTMEIVSMVLVGKVNKNLVALINKAGATAVGLCGTDGRIFTASPSPNAAQLGFVGEISSVDTSVLRPLINDNLIPVIASVAADGTGQSYNINADTAAGELAAALGAEKLLLLTDVAGILENKDDPESLVKEIDVRGVKKMMEDGKIAGGMIPKVNCCIKSLAQGVKTASIIDGRLEHSLLLEVLTDEGAGTMITR